The Sinomonas sp. P10A9 genome includes a window with the following:
- the paaA gene encoding 1,2-phenylacetyl-CoA epoxidase subunit PaaA, which translates to MAAATLQSVPQSQPGQGDEAPSAEDLAGQAYFDRIIAEDSRIEPRDWMPAAYRKTLVRQVSQHAHSEIIGMQPEANWITRAPSLKRKAILMAKVQDEAGHGLYLYSAAESLGTPRDVLNQQLLDGKAKYSSIFNYPARTWADMGAIGWLVDGAAIANQVPLCRASYGPYGRAMVRVCKEESFHQRQGFEILLELSNGTPAQKQMAQDAVDRFYAPALMMFGPPDDTSPNSKQSMAWNIKRFSNDELRQRFVGMIAEQVKVLGLTLPDPELRYDEETGKWIHAELNWQEFKDVIAGNGPCNAQRMARRREAHENGTWVREAARAYADKTAEKRAQRAAAEIGAA; encoded by the coding sequence ATGGCAGCTGCGACCTTGCAGTCCGTGCCCCAGTCCCAGCCTGGACAGGGTGATGAGGCCCCGTCCGCTGAGGACCTTGCGGGCCAGGCCTATTTTGATCGCATCATCGCCGAGGACTCGCGCATCGAGCCCCGCGACTGGATGCCTGCGGCCTACCGCAAGACGCTCGTGCGCCAGGTGTCCCAGCACGCGCACTCCGAGATCATCGGCATGCAGCCCGAGGCCAACTGGATCACCCGTGCCCCGAGCCTCAAGCGCAAGGCGATCCTCATGGCCAAGGTCCAGGACGAGGCTGGCCACGGCCTGTACCTCTATTCCGCGGCCGAGTCCCTTGGGACCCCGCGCGACGTGCTGAACCAGCAGCTTCTTGACGGCAAGGCCAAGTACTCGTCGATCTTCAACTACCCGGCCCGCACGTGGGCCGACATGGGGGCGATCGGCTGGCTCGTCGACGGCGCCGCGATCGCGAACCAGGTCCCGCTGTGCCGCGCTAGCTACGGCCCCTATGGACGCGCCATGGTGCGTGTCTGCAAGGAGGAGTCGTTCCACCAGCGCCAGGGCTTCGAGATCCTGCTCGAGCTCTCCAACGGCACCCCCGCCCAGAAGCAGATGGCCCAGGACGCCGTCGACCGCTTCTATGCCCCGGCCCTCATGATGTTCGGGCCGCCGGACGACACCTCGCCGAACTCGAAGCAGTCGATGGCCTGGAACATCAAGCGCTTCTCGAACGATGAGCTGCGCCAGCGCTTCGTCGGCATGATCGCCGAGCAGGTCAAGGTCCTCGGCCTCACCCTCCCTGACCCCGAGCTCCGCTACGACGAGGAGACCGGCAAGTGGATCCATGCCGAACTCAACTGGCAGGAGTTCAAGGACGTCATCGCGGGCAACGGACCGTGCAACGCCCAGCGCATGGCTCGCCGCCGCGAGGCACACGAGAACGGCACGTGGGTCCGCGAGGCGGCCCGCGCATATGCAGACAAGACAGCGGAGAAGCGGGCCCAGCGCGCCGCAGCAGAGATCGGAGCAGCATAA
- the lepB gene encoding signal peptidase I, with protein MTRPRRRPLPLWAAIILNLAVGLTVVGLVQAFVVKMGRIPSGSMEQTLQSQQWGGDRILVNRLAYVGGAAPRPGDIVAVVRPPGWPGALPPAANPLSALVRGFGDLTGLGPSNEDYIVKRVAAVGGQRISCCDVQGRLLLDGKPIDEPYVYQDLPFEPGRLDCTTAPRSPRCFPETLVPAGQLVLLGDHRSNSEDSAAQCRYAGSTGSNPAGSGAPATCVRTAAASAVVGQVIFRVWPLDRIGVPR; from the coding sequence GTGACGCGCCCCCGACGCCGGCCGCTCCCGCTCTGGGCAGCGATCATCCTCAACCTCGCGGTCGGCCTGACTGTGGTCGGCCTCGTGCAGGCCTTCGTCGTCAAGATGGGGCGCATCCCGTCCGGATCGATGGAGCAAACGCTGCAGAGCCAACAGTGGGGCGGGGACCGCATCCTCGTCAACAGGCTCGCCTATGTGGGAGGCGCCGCGCCGCGCCCGGGCGACATCGTCGCCGTCGTGCGCCCTCCCGGCTGGCCGGGCGCGCTCCCGCCGGCCGCAAACCCTCTCTCGGCGCTCGTGAGGGGGTTCGGCGACCTGACGGGCCTCGGACCGTCCAACGAGGACTACATCGTCAAGCGCGTGGCGGCCGTGGGCGGGCAGCGCATCAGCTGCTGTGACGTCCAGGGCCGGCTCCTGCTCGACGGCAAGCCGATCGATGAGCCCTATGTGTACCAGGACCTCCCGTTCGAGCCGGGCCGCCTCGACTGCACGACGGCGCCCCGCTCGCCGCGCTGCTTCCCCGAGACTCTCGTGCCGGCCGGACAGCTCGTGCTCCTGGGAGACCATCGGTCCAACTCCGAGGACTCGGCTGCCCAGTGCCGCTATGCCGGCTCAACCGGATCCAACCCCGCGGGCTCCGGGGCCCCGGCCACGTGCGTGCGGACGGCGGCTGCATCGGCCGTGGTGGGGCAGGTCATCTTCCGCGTGTGGCCGCTCGACAGGATCGGGGTACCGCGCTGA
- a CDS encoding low molecular weight phosphatase family protein → MTDDPFRILVVCTGNVCRSPVAAAVLRDALAEIAPGDFVVDSAGTRALVGEPAQPESAAIATRFGSTLEGFTARQLTEPMVARADLVLILAERHRASILRLHPALKRTFTLREFARLVATLPVDPSEHALAQDGEPRGAWRHLVARAWEAKSADSPASEGENDVVDPYRLGPEVWSQMTDELVPALEVIFGRADLVARG, encoded by the coding sequence ATGACCGACGATCCGTTCCGCATTCTGGTGGTCTGCACTGGGAACGTCTGCCGCTCGCCTGTCGCCGCGGCAGTGCTGCGTGACGCCCTCGCCGAGATCGCGCCGGGAGACTTCGTCGTCGACAGCGCCGGGACGCGCGCACTCGTCGGCGAACCGGCCCAGCCGGAATCAGCGGCGATCGCGACGAGATTCGGCTCGACGCTCGAAGGCTTCACCGCGCGGCAGCTCACCGAGCCGATGGTCGCGCGGGCGGATCTGGTCCTCATTCTCGCCGAGCGGCATCGAGCATCGATCCTGCGGCTGCATCCCGCGCTGAAGAGGACGTTCACGCTCCGCGAGTTCGCGCGGCTCGTCGCGACGCTGCCCGTGGATCCGTCCGAGCATGCCCTGGCCCAGGACGGCGAGCCCCGCGGGGCGTGGCGTCATCTGGTCGCGAGGGCCTGGGAGGCCAAGAGCGCTGACAGTCCCGCATCCGAGGGCGAGAACGACGTCGTCGACCCCTATCGGCTGGGGCCCGAGGTCTGGTCGCAGATGACCGATGAGCTCGTACCCGCGCTCGAGGTCATCTTCGGGCGCGCAGACCTCGTCGCGCGGGGCTGA
- a CDS encoding polysaccharide biosynthesis tyrosine autokinase, whose amino-acid sequence MEQEPEGRQDGKSLTLTDGLRLVRRYWIGIIALVALSTAVAFGWYSIQPKMYAADSSGIVVAGGADNLGLSLAGDNLAKAKVKSYKSVAESLLVANRVVKDLGLTSAGAAISGVSVTIPADTAELHVSATSTDPAMAQKIADEWVVALAAQVRELEQASSSSPTAEPAVRVVPLAKASLPGAPVSPNLKLTLGIGAAAGLLLGLGYALLRGFLDRRIRTASEAERTAGHPVIGTLPNDARLAEGSHILDAPSTGARGSHAMGEALRELRTNLQFIDVDNPPRILLVTSSVPSEGKSTVIGNLAATMASAGENVVVVDGDLRRPTVHEVFGVVPGVGLTDVLAGRATVDDVLQSYPGHPNLRVLGAGRIPPNPSELLGSRMMSNLLTHLAEDAVVLVDAPPLLPVTDAAVLSRSADGTIIVARVGRTTTDSLERAVGNLERVRGKVLGIILNGVSTKGPESYTYGYYGTYSEHQRGHEKIRSKGKVKVKKARPASAPAEVAVPAPAYAADQVHAAPAADFLEQAAPVGDYRAEDAHSEDYGAQAGPDAESFVPDSSGAHHAADVEDEPAALAMPVPLHGAHTNGEVRAFPPPQLVVSDYVGPDQRASDHGGQADGLRFGSSPEAEALGATDLDAAEPDAVDHESVRHEAVHGDAVHGDEPRFGAVDHDARDDDAVRGVAAKRQDRSRGWLHFTTTRPQPIISPTPLSLSLAPEGPKLPAESSAPSVAAAPNGEDGGTGVDREGAALETPGKDAESRADLPADDTVTDNAAESPTEGELWLPVQVRGRRSAG is encoded by the coding sequence GTGGAACAAGAGCCCGAGGGCCGGCAGGACGGGAAATCGCTGACGTTGACGGATGGCCTTCGGCTCGTCCGGCGCTACTGGATCGGCATCATCGCCTTGGTGGCGCTCTCTACCGCCGTCGCGTTCGGATGGTACTCGATCCAGCCGAAGATGTACGCCGCCGACTCCAGCGGGATCGTCGTTGCAGGCGGCGCCGACAACCTCGGACTCTCCCTCGCGGGGGACAACCTCGCCAAGGCGAAGGTCAAGTCGTACAAGTCGGTCGCCGAGTCGCTCCTTGTGGCCAATCGTGTGGTCAAGGACCTCGGGCTCACCTCGGCCGGCGCCGCCATCTCCGGCGTGAGCGTGACGATTCCCGCCGACACCGCAGAGCTCCACGTCTCGGCGACCTCGACCGACCCCGCGATGGCGCAGAAGATCGCCGACGAGTGGGTCGTTGCCCTGGCCGCCCAGGTGCGCGAGCTCGAGCAGGCCAGCTCGAGCTCACCGACGGCCGAGCCTGCCGTCCGCGTAGTTCCCCTCGCGAAGGCCTCGCTGCCCGGCGCCCCGGTCTCCCCGAACCTCAAACTCACCCTCGGCATCGGTGCAGCTGCCGGCCTGCTCCTCGGTCTGGGCTACGCACTGCTGCGCGGTTTCCTCGACCGTCGCATCCGTACGGCCAGCGAGGCGGAACGGACCGCGGGGCACCCCGTGATCGGAACCCTCCCCAACGATGCGCGTCTCGCCGAGGGCAGCCACATCCTCGATGCGCCCAGCACGGGCGCCCGCGGCAGCCACGCCATGGGTGAGGCATTGAGGGAGCTGCGGACCAACCTCCAGTTCATCGACGTGGACAATCCCCCGCGCATCCTCCTCGTGACGAGTTCCGTCCCCTCCGAGGGGAAGTCCACGGTCATCGGCAACCTCGCAGCCACGATGGCCTCGGCGGGCGAGAACGTCGTGGTGGTCGACGGCGACCTCCGCCGCCCGACCGTGCACGAGGTCTTCGGCGTGGTCCCCGGCGTCGGCCTCACCGACGTCCTCGCGGGCCGGGCCACGGTCGACGACGTCCTGCAGTCATACCCAGGCCACCCGAACCTGCGGGTCCTCGGCGCTGGCCGGATCCCGCCGAACCCCTCCGAGCTCCTCGGATCGCGCATGATGAGCAACCTGCTCACGCACCTCGCCGAGGATGCCGTGGTCCTCGTCGACGCACCGCCGCTGTTGCCCGTGACCGACGCCGCGGTGCTGTCCCGCTCGGCGGACGGCACGATCATCGTTGCCCGCGTCGGCAGGACGACGACGGACAGTCTCGAGCGCGCCGTCGGGAACCTCGAGCGGGTGCGCGGCAAGGTACTCGGGATCATCCTCAACGGGGTGTCGACCAAGGGCCCCGAATCCTACACTTACGGTTACTACGGGACGTACTCCGAGCATCAGCGTGGCCACGAGAAGATCCGCTCCAAGGGCAAGGTCAAGGTCAAGAAGGCGCGTCCTGCTTCGGCGCCCGCTGAGGTCGCCGTACCAGCGCCCGCCTACGCGGCGGATCAGGTTCACGCGGCCCCTGCGGCGGACTTCCTCGAGCAGGCGGCCCCGGTGGGGGACTATCGTGCAGAGGATGCGCACTCTGAGGACTACGGCGCCCAAGCCGGTCCCGACGCGGAGTCCTTCGTGCCGGACTCATCCGGCGCACACCATGCGGCGGACGTTGAGGACGAGCCAGCAGCTCTTGCCATGCCGGTTCCGCTGCACGGCGCGCACACCAACGGCGAGGTTCGGGCCTTCCCGCCGCCGCAGCTCGTGGTCTCGGACTACGTTGGCCCCGACCAGCGAGCGTCGGACCACGGCGGGCAGGCGGACGGGCTTCGGTTCGGGAGCTCACCGGAGGCTGAGGCCCTCGGCGCCACGGACCTCGACGCAGCTGAGCCCGACGCAGTGGACCATGAATCAGTCCGCCACGAAGCAGTCCATGGGGACGCTGTGCATGGGGACGAACCGCGTTTCGGCGCAGTGGACCATGATGCACGGGACGATGACGCCGTGCGTGGGGTGGCCGCAAAGCGCCAGGACCGTTCGCGCGGCTGGCTGCACTTCACCACGACACGGCCGCAGCCGATCATCTCACCCACCCCCCTGAGCCTCTCTCTTGCCCCGGAGGGCCCCAAACTGCCGGCCGAGTCCTCGGCCCCCTCAGTGGCGGCCGCCCCGAACGGCGAGGACGGGGGTACCGGCGTGGACCGAGAAGGGGCTGCGCTGGAGACGCCCGGGAAGGACGCTGAGTCGCGCGCAGACCTCCCCGCCGACGACACCGTCACGGACAACGCGGCCGAATCGCCCACTGAGGGAGAGCTCTGGCTGCCGGTGCAGGTCCGCGGCCGCCGGTCGGCGGGCTGA
- a CDS encoding PqqD family protein codes for MARIWRRARRVAEVVSDDGGRAAVLNVDTTRPIVLTGSAARIWCLVDGRRTDDQIHAELGSDYGAEPGTALDEEIGREVSRFLAELASRRLIEEGPADEGLAEDAFGETNSPRHPVGPDA; via the coding sequence ATGGCACGCATCTGGCGCAGGGCCCGCCGTGTCGCGGAGGTTGTCTCCGACGACGGCGGGCGCGCTGCAGTGCTCAACGTTGACACCACGCGGCCTATCGTCCTGACGGGCTCGGCCGCAAGGATCTGGTGCCTCGTGGACGGGCGGCGCACCGACGACCAGATCCATGCGGAACTCGGGTCTGACTACGGCGCCGAGCCAGGGACCGCGTTGGATGAGGAAATCGGACGCGAAGTCTCGCGCTTCCTCGCCGAGCTCGCCTCGCGTCGGCTCATCGAAGAGGGTCCCGCTGACGAAGGCCTCGCCGAGGACGCCTTCGGCGAGACGAATTCCCCCCGCCACCCCGTAGGACCAGACGCATGA
- a CDS encoding LCP family protein, protein MTLPGQAPDEATGTVSESEDQSRPKRRTGLIVLLSALGVVVLAAVVAIVYLANVAGTFDSKTGKIATAFPQESTRPSATPAANGKTPVNILLVGSDSRGATIDQAESGQASDQRSDTMMLVHVPADRKNAYVVSIMRDLWVPIPGHGTAKINAALAYGGVPLMVETVESLLHQRIDHVAFMEFDGFKGLTDAVGGVTVNVTRPFSSTMAENPGLRFDAGPMHMDGKTAFAFVHERYAFADGDYQRVRNQQTYLKALMAQIAKPETLANPVTVSQIVSQFSPFVTVDTGLDSKAVAGLAFEMKDIRPASVVSFTLPTSGVGTSADGQSIVNFNQEATDALATAMANGTVPQYVADRNLQNGN, encoded by the coding sequence GTGACGCTGCCTGGACAGGCCCCGGACGAGGCCACTGGAACAGTCTCCGAATCCGAAGATCAGAGCCGACCGAAGCGCCGAACGGGGCTCATTGTGCTCCTCTCCGCGCTAGGCGTCGTGGTGCTCGCTGCCGTCGTCGCGATCGTCTACCTCGCGAATGTGGCCGGGACGTTCGATTCGAAGACCGGGAAGATCGCCACGGCCTTCCCCCAGGAATCGACCCGCCCCTCGGCGACCCCTGCGGCGAACGGTAAGACGCCCGTCAACATCCTGCTCGTCGGTTCGGACAGCCGCGGCGCCACAATCGATCAGGCCGAGTCCGGCCAGGCGTCGGACCAGCGCTCGGACACGATGATGCTCGTGCACGTCCCCGCGGACCGCAAGAACGCGTACGTCGTCTCGATCATGCGGGACCTCTGGGTGCCGATCCCCGGCCACGGGACGGCGAAGATCAATGCCGCGCTCGCGTACGGCGGGGTCCCGCTCATGGTCGAAACCGTCGAATCGCTCCTGCACCAGCGCATCGACCACGTCGCGTTCATGGAATTCGACGGCTTCAAGGGCCTCACGGACGCAGTCGGCGGGGTCACGGTGAACGTCACGCGGCCGTTCTCCTCGACCATGGCCGAGAACCCGGGCCTACGCTTCGATGCAGGCCCGATGCACATGGATGGGAAGACCGCCTTCGCGTTCGTCCACGAGCGGTACGCGTTCGCCGACGGCGACTACCAGCGTGTGCGGAACCAGCAGACATATCTCAAGGCCCTCATGGCGCAGATCGCCAAGCCGGAGACGCTCGCGAACCCGGTCACCGTGAGCCAGATCGTGAGCCAGTTCTCGCCGTTCGTGACGGTGGACACCGGCCTCGACTCGAAGGCAGTCGCGGGGCTCGCCTTCGAGATGAAGGACATCCGCCCAGCCAGCGTCGTGAGCTTCACGCTTCCGACCTCCGGGGTCGGGACGTCCGCGGATGGGCAGTCGATCGTGAACTTCAACCAGGAGGCCACGGACGCCCTCGCCACGGCGATGGCCAACGGCACGGTGCCGCAGTACGTTGCCGATCGGAACCTGCAGAACGGCAACTGA
- a CDS encoding S9 family peptidase: MAEAPVAKKVPAARTHHGDTFVDEYEWLRDKENPEVAAHLTAENAYTDAVTADQQPLRDAIFEEIKGRTQETDLSVPSRRDGWWYFSRTVEGQQYPIYCRVKAADASGAHGSPAGPGEDLAAWTPPAVVPGTPIEGEQVLLDGNAEAEGHPFFALGGAAVTRDGNLYAYSVDHSGDETFTLRVKDLRTGEHLPEVIENVFYGLEFDPEGSRLFYMVADESWRPYQVRVHVLGTPVDEDTVLYQEDDVAQWTGIDLSADRRWLLVGIGNSEYSETRMLKLTDPDAQLELLLGRDDRILHSAEPFEHEGRTRVLLMHNGRPAGPEGAAPNNMVSLVDPAEFAKPLVEQEWTALVAHDDSVKIEGADLTATHLIVSLRRDTIPTLRFAPLADAVRAAGAGTTPTFSEPEFGEELYTANGGASEYGAPLVRLSFTSYVTPPQVYDYVLATGELLLRKETPVLGGYRPADYVAERAWATADDGTRVPLSVLRRASVKQDGSNPALVYGYGSYEVSMDPGFAISRLSLLDRGLVFVVAHIRGGGELGRRWYEDGKKLHKRNTFTDFVAATDWLAASGWADPKRIACMGGSAGGLLIGAVLNLAPEKYAAAVAQVPFVDALTTILDPELPLSALEWEEWGNPIEDAEVYSYMKSYTPYENVHAAPYPKVAAVTSFNDTRVLYVEPAKWVQVLREATSSGQPILLKTEMDAGHGGASGRYEAWKDRAWDYAFIADALGARDLLP; this comes from the coding sequence ATGGCTGAAGCTCCCGTCGCGAAGAAGGTCCCCGCAGCACGCACGCACCACGGAGACACGTTCGTGGACGAGTACGAGTGGCTGCGGGACAAGGAGAACCCCGAGGTTGCCGCCCACCTGACGGCCGAGAATGCCTATACCGACGCCGTGACAGCGGACCAGCAGCCTCTGAGGGACGCGATCTTCGAGGAGATCAAGGGCCGCACCCAGGAGACCGACCTCTCCGTTCCCTCCCGCCGGGACGGCTGGTGGTACTTCTCGCGCACGGTTGAGGGCCAGCAGTACCCGATCTACTGCAGGGTCAAGGCTGCTGATGCGTCAGGCGCGCACGGCTCCCCTGCCGGTCCCGGCGAGGATCTGGCGGCATGGACGCCGCCCGCCGTCGTGCCCGGCACCCCGATCGAGGGCGAGCAGGTGCTCCTCGACGGCAACGCCGAGGCCGAGGGCCACCCGTTCTTCGCCCTTGGCGGCGCCGCCGTGACCCGGGACGGGAACCTGTACGCCTACTCGGTGGACCATTCCGGCGACGAGACCTTCACACTCCGGGTCAAGGACCTCCGCACCGGCGAGCACCTCCCGGAGGTCATCGAGAACGTCTTCTACGGGCTCGAGTTCGATCCCGAAGGCTCGCGCCTGTTCTACATGGTCGCGGACGAGTCATGGCGGCCCTATCAGGTGCGCGTGCACGTCCTCGGCACACCCGTGGACGAGGACACCGTGCTCTATCAAGAGGACGACGTCGCACAGTGGACTGGGATCGACCTGTCCGCCGACCGGCGGTGGCTCCTCGTGGGGATCGGAAACTCGGAGTACTCCGAGACACGCATGCTCAAGCTGACCGATCCCGACGCCCAGCTCGAGCTTCTGCTCGGTCGCGACGATCGGATCCTGCACTCCGCCGAGCCTTTCGAGCACGAGGGCCGTACCCGGGTGCTGCTCATGCACAATGGCCGGCCCGCAGGGCCCGAGGGTGCTGCGCCGAACAACATGGTCTCCCTCGTCGACCCGGCCGAGTTCGCAAAGCCGCTCGTCGAGCAGGAGTGGACCGCTCTCGTGGCCCACGACGACTCCGTGAAGATCGAGGGCGCGGACCTCACGGCGACCCACCTCATTGTCTCGCTGCGCCGGGACACGATCCCGACCCTTCGGTTCGCCCCGCTCGCCGATGCCGTCCGGGCCGCCGGCGCGGGGACTACGCCGACCTTCTCCGAGCCGGAGTTCGGCGAGGAGCTGTACACGGCGAACGGAGGCGCCTCCGAATACGGGGCGCCGCTCGTCCGGCTGAGCTTCACCTCCTACGTCACTCCCCCACAGGTCTATGACTACGTTCTGGCCACCGGCGAGCTGCTCCTGCGCAAGGAGACGCCCGTGCTCGGCGGGTACAGGCCGGCAGACTACGTCGCCGAGCGCGCCTGGGCGACGGCCGACGACGGCACCCGGGTTCCGCTCTCGGTGCTGCGGCGGGCTTCGGTGAAGCAGGACGGCTCGAACCCCGCGCTCGTCTACGGGTATGGCTCGTACGAGGTCAGCATGGACCCCGGCTTCGCGATCTCCCGGCTGAGCCTGCTGGACCGGGGCCTCGTGTTCGTCGTCGCGCACATCCGTGGCGGCGGTGAGCTCGGCCGGAGGTGGTACGAGGATGGCAAGAAGCTGCACAAGAGGAACACCTTCACGGACTTCGTCGCGGCCACGGACTGGCTCGCGGCCTCGGGGTGGGCGGACCCGAAGAGGATCGCCTGCATGGGCGGCTCGGCGGGCGGGCTGCTCATCGGCGCTGTCCTGAACCTCGCACCCGAGAAGTACGCCGCCGCCGTAGCTCAGGTCCCGTTCGTGGACGCGCTCACGACGATCCTCGACCCCGAGCTGCCGCTCTCCGCCCTCGAATGGGAGGAGTGGGGCAACCCGATCGAGGACGCAGAGGTGTACTCGTACATGAAGTCCTACACGCCGTACGAGAACGTCCACGCCGCCCCGTACCCGAAGGTCGCCGCCGTGACGAGCTTCAATGACACCCGCGTGCTGTACGTGGAGCCCGCGAAGTGGGTCCAGGTGCTGCGCGAGGCCACGAGCTCGGGGCAGCCGATCCTGCTCAAGACAGAGATGGATGCCGGGCACGGCGGGGCCTCGGGCCGGTACGAGGCGTGGAAGGACCGGGCCTGGGACTACGCATTCATCGCCGACGCCCTCGGCGCGCGGGACCTGCTCCCGTAG
- a CDS encoding amino acid permease — translation MTHEHPTTRDAAVSAEGYKKTLTRRHVQMIAMGGAIGVGLFMGAGGRLASTGPALVFSYAIAGTIAYLLMRALGELIMYRQTSGSFVSYAGELFGPKGSYLSGWMYFVNWAMTGIAELLAIGLYFQYFFPNVPVEVTAICALVMLVAVNLLSVKAFGEFEFWASVLKVGAISLFLIAGTVMVVLNTQVGATHASPANLVSGDGGMFPHGAFAMILVLNAVIFAYNAIELVGITAGEMEHPKREVPRAIRAVVLRIVVFYVGSVLLLAMLLPSDQYKAGVSPFVTVFDQLGLGWIGSVMNLVVITAALSSSNTGLYSIGRIFRTMADNGHAPAWLTRMSSRYVPYAAVLAIGAVYLVGIVLNIWAGGSHAFDLALNTASIGVIFTWGSIFASQIMLRRKKGDAASSLPMPGSPWTSWLGLAALLAITVLIGFDSMTDKATGEVFPIGLYTILCVPVIAVLLWLGWLLVKRREASRAAAAEAEAQALGTPDNRVDARA, via the coding sequence ATGACCCACGAGCATCCCACGACGAGGGACGCAGCAGTCTCCGCTGAGGGTTACAAGAAGACCCTGACCCGACGGCACGTCCAGATGATCGCCATGGGCGGGGCGATCGGTGTCGGGCTCTTCATGGGCGCCGGAGGACGCCTTGCCTCGACCGGGCCAGCGCTCGTGTTCTCCTACGCGATCGCCGGTACCATCGCCTACCTGCTCATGCGCGCGCTGGGCGAGCTCATCATGTACCGGCAGACCTCGGGCTCGTTCGTGAGCTACGCGGGGGAGCTCTTCGGGCCGAAGGGTTCCTACCTGTCTGGGTGGATGTACTTCGTCAACTGGGCGATGACGGGCATCGCCGAGCTCCTCGCGATCGGCCTGTACTTCCAGTACTTCTTCCCCAATGTCCCCGTCGAGGTCACGGCCATCTGCGCCCTCGTGATGCTCGTCGCGGTGAACCTCCTGAGCGTCAAGGCATTCGGAGAGTTCGAGTTCTGGGCGTCCGTGCTCAAGGTCGGCGCGATCTCCCTCTTCCTCATCGCCGGGACCGTCATGGTGGTGCTCAACACCCAGGTCGGCGCGACCCACGCTTCGCCGGCCAACCTCGTCTCGGGCGACGGCGGGATGTTCCCCCACGGGGCCTTCGCCATGATCCTGGTGCTCAATGCCGTGATCTTCGCCTACAACGCGATCGAACTCGTGGGCATCACGGCGGGCGAGATGGAGCATCCGAAGCGCGAGGTTCCGCGGGCCATCCGCGCCGTCGTCCTGCGTATCGTCGTCTTCTACGTCGGCTCTGTCCTGCTCCTCGCGATGCTCCTGCCCTCTGACCAGTACAAGGCCGGAGTGAGCCCGTTCGTGACGGTCTTCGACCAGCTCGGGCTCGGCTGGATCGGATCCGTCATGAACCTCGTGGTCATCACCGCGGCGCTGAGCTCGTCCAACACGGGGCTCTACTCGATCGGGCGGATCTTCCGCACCATGGCGGACAACGGCCATGCGCCGGCGTGGCTCACCCGTATGTCCTCCCGCTACGTGCCCTACGCGGCCGTCCTGGCGATCGGTGCCGTGTACCTCGTGGGCATCGTCCTGAACATCTGGGCCGGCGGCAGCCACGCGTTCGACCTTGCCCTCAACACCGCCTCGATCGGCGTCATCTTCACGTGGGGCTCGATCTTCGCCTCGCAGATCATGCTCCGCAGGAAGAAGGGCGACGCCGCGTCCTCGCTCCCGATGCCGGGCTCGCCCTGGACCAGCTGGCTGGGACTCGCCGCCCTGCTCGCGATCACGGTGCTCATCGGCTTCGACAGCATGACCGACAAGGCCACGGGCGAGGTCTTCCCGATCGGCCTCTACACGATCCTGTGCGTCCCCGTGATCGCCGTGCTCCTGTGGCTCGGCTGGCTCCTTGTGAAGCGCCGCGAGGCTTCGCGGGCTGCTGCGGCGGAGGCGGAGGCGCAGGCGCTTGGAACGCCCGACAATCGCGTCGACGCCAGAGCCTAG